One window of Amaranthus tricolor cultivar Red isolate AtriRed21 chromosome 13, ASM2621246v1, whole genome shotgun sequence genomic DNA carries:
- the LOC130797960 gene encoding uncharacterized protein LOC130797960 codes for MAIDNLPNASDESRLSGAYIRSLVKQLTTSTPLNTNQNSNKNNATNTIVSDLNQAVTTNNGQKLGMAKPNNHPQGHKKQVRRRLHTSRPYQERLLNMAEARKEIVTALKFHRAAMKQANEQRQKQQQRQLEGQLVPQQSIFETIKIKHEIQNNIEVDNFMSNPSSLHNNSNYNNNFWGFSSSSSFNETLNIPLPNQTLGLNLNFQAFTNLDTNFCHSNNNISPNHSFSSSMSPSSSSSSLSTPRWVDRISKTTTTDVSHGMHPTLDEEEIAKMRSIGEQHQIEWDDTLDLMKSAWWFKYLKSVDFDKEIKREEEIYSNNNEELMEFPAWLSANNDQCFLQQHLHDSCSDDTTLPWMDIGDIDGLDDEWLS; via the exons atggcAATTGACAACCTCCCTAATGCGAGTGACGAGAGCCGCCTTTCAGGCGCATATATTCGTAGTCTCGTCAAGCAACTTACAACATCAACACCTTTAAACACAAACCAAAATTCTAACAAAAATAATGCTACTAACACTATTGTTAGTGACCTAAATCAAGCCGTGACAACAAACAACGGTCAAAAACTAGGCATGGCTAAGCCAAACAACCACCCACAAGGCCACAAGAAACAAGTCCGAAGGCGACTCCATACGAGTCGCCCTTATCAAGAAAGACTCCTTAATATGGCGGAGGCTCGAAAAGAAATTGTTACGGCTCTTAAATTTCATCGGGCTGCTATGAAACAGGCTAATGAGCAAcgacaaaaacaacaacaacgacAATTAGAGGGCCAGTTAGTACCTCAACAGTCGATATTtgaaacaattaaaattaaacatgaaattcaaaataatattgaAGTAGACAATTTTATGTCAAATCCATcgtcattacataataatagtaattataataataacttttggggtttttcttcttcatcatcatttaatGAAACCCTAAATATTCCATTACCAAATCAAACCCTAGGGTTAAACCTTAATTTCCAAGCTTTTACAAACTTGGACACTAATTTTTgtcatagtaataataatattagtccAAATCATTCATTTTCTTCATCAATGTcaccttcatcttcatcttcatctttatcgaccccgAGGTGGGTCGATAGGATATCGAAAACGACGACAACAGATGTTAGTCATGGGATGCATCCTACCCTAGATGAAGAGGAGATTGCAAAGATGAGATCAATAGGGGAACAACACCAAATAGAATGGGATGATACTTTAGATTTGATGAAATCAGCTTGGTGGTTTAAGTACCTAAAATCGGTGGATTTTGATAAGGAAAttaaaagggaagaagaaattTATTCCAATAATAATGAAGAATTGATGGAATTTCCCGCTTGGTTGAGTGCAAATAATGATCAATGCTTTTTACAACAACATCTTCATGATTCTTGCTCCGATGACACTACTTTGCCTTG GATGGATATTGGAGACATTGATGGCCTGGATGATGAGTGGTTATCTTAA
- the LOC130798639 gene encoding probable glutathione S-transferase, translating to MSNELFVLEYWPSPYVARVKIALQEKGITNYESHEEDVHGTKSTLLLEMNPVQKKVPVLIHNGKPVCESLIIVEYIDEVWKFSCSLLPHDPYDRARARFLAEFNDNMFFNFIRKMWRQKEEIQEEEKKEFINFLKQLELELGDKPYFGGNNFGYLDIALIPNYSWFYSYETFTNLNLETECPKLISWAKRCMERDSVNKNIPDMNKIYQYVLELKNKFCTD from the exons ATGTCAAATGAGCTATTTGTATTGGAATACTGGCCTAGCCCTTACGTTGCAAGGGTCAAAATTGCCCTACAAGAAAAGGGTATAACCAACTATGAAAGCCATGAAGAAGATGTTCATGGCACCAAAAGCACACTTCTTTTAGAGATGAACCCGGTCCAAAAGAAAGTTCCTGTCTTAATTCATAATGGTAAACCGGTTTGTGAGTCCTTGATAATAGtggagtacattgatgaagttTGGAAATTTTCTTGTAGTTTGCTTCCTCATGATCCTTATGATAGAGCTCGAGCCCGGTTTTTGGCCGAGTTTAATGATAACATG TTCTTCAATTTCATACGAAAAATGTGGAGACAAAAAGAAGAAATccaagaagaagaaaagaaggaaTTCATAAACTTCCTTAAACAATTGGAACTAGAGTTGGGCGACAAGCCTTATTTTGGAGGAAACAACTTTGGATATTTGGATATTGCACTAATCCCAAATTATAGTTGGTTTTACTCTTATGAGACTTTTACTAATTTGAATTTAGAAACCGAATGTCCAAAGCTTATTTCATGGGCAAAGAGATGTATGGAAAGAGACAGCGTCAATAAAAATATTCCTGATATGAATAAGATTTATCAATATGTTTTggaattaaagaataaattttGCACGGATTAA